CTATATTGTCGTATCGGGCAATATCAGCCTGTTTCACGATACAGACGAAGGGCGGGTCACAATCCGCCCCGTCGGCCCCGGCGCCATGCTTGGCGAAATGGCGCTGATTGCCCAAACCTCCCGTATGACCGGTGCGCTGGCTGAGGAAGAAACCGAAGTCATCCGCATCAGCCGCTCAGTGTTTCGGCGCATTTTGGAAGAATATCCGGAAGCTGCAGCCTCGCTACACGCGCATATCAGCAGAAACCTGCTGCAACTGATTGCCGATATTGAAAAAGTAGCACCTCAATTTGACGGCAACGACTAAGTCATAATTCAATGACCCGCTCGATACCTATAGCGTCGAGAAATGCCTGATCATGGCTCACCAGCAGCAGGCCACCCTCATAATCATTCAGTGCTGTTTCCAGTGCCTGAATTGAATCAAGATCGAGATGATTTGTCGGCTCATCCAGACTAAGCAGTTCAGGTCTGCGCGTTCCTGCAAGCACACACGCCAACGCTGCACGCAGCAATTCACCACCGCTTAAGCTACCTGCCAGACGTGACGCACTCTCACCACGAAATGAGAAGCGCGCCAAAGCCGAATGAGCATCATTATCACTGGAACCTTTGTTCAACCTGCGGAAATTCTCATAGAGCGTCGCATCTCGATCCATCAAGCTCATCTGCTGATCAAACACGGCAATAGACGCAAAGCGCTTCACCTCACCTGAAACAGGCTGCAAATCGCCCGTGATCAATCGCAACAGCGAGGTTTTGCCAGCACCATTTGCGCCGCGAATGACAATGCGTTCTGGCCCGACAATTTTCAGCGAGAAGTCCCGGATAACTGGACGCTCCGGTACTGGCCCGCCAGAAACATTGAGCATTTCCAGCATCACACGCCCGGAAGACGAAAGCGCAGCCTCAATATCAAAACGCATTGGCTTATTGCGTTCGACCTTGGCTTGCGCTTCACGCAACTGGTTTTGCGCGCGCTCTGCATTGCGCTCAGGAAGCAATTCACCACGACCGCCAGTCTTTTGCGCCTTATCGGCACGCGCATCCAGCAGCAGCTTGCTCATGCCCGCATCGGCGCGAGACTTTTTCCCTCGTGCATCGCTTTTTGCCTGCCGTTCGGCAGCTTCCTGCGCCTTGAGCCTGACCTGTTTCACATCGCGCTGCGCAAGCTCAAGATCACGCTGCGCCCCTTCCCGCTCTGCTTCCTTCCGCTCGTGATAGAAATCCCAGTTGCCGCCATAAAGCGTCAAAGCGCCTTGCGAAAGCTCGGCTATCGCATTCATTCCCCGCAACAATTCACGATCATGACTAACGACAACAGCAGCCCCCTGCCATTTCGCAAGCATGTCAGCGACAGCCTGACGACCATCGCGATCAAGATTGTTGGTGGGTTCATCGAGCAGAATAAGATCGGGCTTCTGAAACATTAAAGCTGCGAGTGCTGCCCGTGTCTGCTGCCCGCCGCTTAATGCTGAAAGCAGGGTTTGTGGCGCAAGCGAAAGCCCAAACAGCTGCAAGGCTTCATCAAAGCGCTGTGGCAACAGCCAGTCGGCCTGCTCGAAATCAGCATCAGTGCCCGCACCTGCTTCGATACGCGCAAGCATGTCAAAGGCAGCACCCGCCTCAAACAGATCGGCTACAGTCTGCTGACCATCACTGCCGATATTCTGCGCAAGCACACCAATCCGGCCAGTGCGCGCAACATTGCCACTTGCAGGCAACAACGCCCCGCTCATGATTTTCAGAAGGGTGGATTTGCCAATACCATTCCTCCCGACAAGTCCAATACGGCCTTCAGTGACGCTGAAATTGATACCGGAAAAGAGTGTGCGGCCATCAGCCGTGAGCGCGGAAATACCTTGTAGCGTGAGAAGAGAAGACATGAAGAACCCCGGAAACGTTGCAAACACTGGTCATTGAAAACAGTGCTGAACGATCCATGCTCTTATCTCCTCTTCTAAACTTCGCTCTATATAGGCTTGCGCGTTCGATTAATCCAGATTGAATGTCGCAATCACTGGTACGTGATCGGATGGACGATCCCAGCCACGCGCTTCGCGCAGAATTTGCAAGCCTTGCATATGCGCTTCCAGATCAGCAGAACCCCAAACGTGATCGAGCCTGCGGCCACGATCGGCTGCATCCCAATCCTTCGCGCGATAGCTCCACCATGTATAGATTTTCTGGTCTGCTGGAACAACCTGACGCATCAGATCGCTCCAGCCGCCTTTGACGCGAAGATCTTCAAGTGTGGTGGTCTCGATCGGTGTATGGCTGACGATTTTTAACAATTGCTTATGCGACCAGACATCGTTTTCCAGTGGCGCAATGTTGAGATCACCCACGAGGATCGACGAATTGCCATCCTGCCTGTCAGCAACAATCGCGCGCATCTCTTCAAGGAAACCAAGCTTGTGCGCAAATTTTGGATTGATTTCCGGGTCCGGCTCATCGCCACCCGCCGGCACATAGAAATTGTGAATGCGCAGTTTTTTGCCGCCTGCTTCGACGACCGCGCTTAAATGACGGCAATCGCCCATTTCGCAAAAACCGACCTTTTCAACGTCGCTCAGCGGCCGTTTTGAGATCGTTGCAACGCCGTGATAGCCCTTCTGGCCACTGATCGCGATATGCTCATAACCAAGCGCACGAAAGCCTTTGGAAGGAAACTGATCGTCGGGACATTTTGTTTCCTGAAGGCAGAGAACATCCGGCTGATAATCGCTTAAAAACTGCTCAACCAGCGGCATACGCAGGCGAACGGAATTGATGTTCCAGGTAGCAACAGAAAATGTCATGGAAATAAGACTCACAGCCATCAGAAGATGGCCGCGAACCTAACGATTTATCCGAAAAATGCAAATATCGAGCGTAAGATTTACTGGCCCTTGCGCTTCATCGCGATGCGCTGATAGTCAATCTTGAACATGTCGTCGGTAAAGCGAACGCCACTGCGAACATTAAACACCATGATCGTTGTGTCGAGCCCCTGCGCGTCAGTGATGGTCCATTGCTTAAGGTCCATGGTCTTGGGCTCAAACATCATGGTTATTTTTGAGTTTCCAAAAGCTGATTTGTCACCAACCACCAGTGTGGTCATGTCAGGGTCTTGTTTGACGCTCTGAAGGCGGCCGCCACCCAGATCAATCCGGTCAGCAAGAAGCATCCGCAAAGGCGTTGTGTTCAGCGCGTACATATCCCAAGTGTCGAGCTTGCGATTGTTGATGACAACCTGATTGCCATCGGAAATCACGCGGATTGGCGACTTGTCATAGTTGAAACGAATCTTGCCCGGACGTTCCAGATAGAATGTGCCGCCTGTCTGTTCACCCTTGGGGCCGAATTGAACAAATTCACCGGTCAGCGTCCGCAATGATGAGAAATGATCTGCGATCTGCTGTGCAGCGGCAGCACCGCTTGCGCCTTGTGCATGGGCTGCCACCGGCACCAAAGCCGGAGCCACAACACCAAGACTCAATGCTCCCAATCCGAGGACGGCCACTAAGCGGCTGGCTTTCATAAAGCTCGAAATACGGGAGATCATCATGAGCAAACTCTCTTTTTTCATCATTCTCTTAAAATAATCGGGCAGTTAGGCACGAGTGTGGCAACCATCAAGCCGATGAGATCCTGAGAATTAATAGTCGTCTTCTGTCGGCACAAGTATCTCGCGCTTACCCGCATGATTGGCAGGACCGACAATGCCTTCTTCTTCCATGCGCTCAATGATTGAAGCCGCACGATTATAGCCAATGCCCAGGCGACGCTGGATATAGGACGTTGAAGCCTTCTTATCGCGCAATACCACCGCAACAGCCTGATCATAAGGATCGTCGGAGTTTTCAAGGTTGGACGTTCCAGCCGGACCGCCACCTTCGTCTTCTTCCTCATCCTCGGTGATCGCGTCGAGATATTCCGGCACGCCCTGAAGCTTGAGATGCTGAACAATACGCTCAACCTCGTCATCGCCCACGAATGGACCATGCACGCGCTGAATGCGACCGCCACCGGCCATGAACAGCATATCGCCCTGACCAAGCAGCTGCTCAGCGCCCTGCTCACCCAGAATGGTGCGGCTATCGATCTTAGAAGTAACCTGGAAGGAAATTCGGGTCGGGAAATTCGCCTTGATCGTACCCGTGATCACATCGACCGATGGACGCTGCGTTGCCATGATTACGTGGATACCTGCCGCACGCGCCATCTGCGCCAAACGCTGTACTGTGCCTTCGATATCCTTGCCCGCAACCATCATCAGATCGGCCATTTCGTCGATAATCACGACGATATATGGCATTGGCTCCAAATCAAGCTGTTCGGTTTCATAGATCGCTTCGCCCGTGTTCCGGTCAAAGCCGGTCTGCACAGTGCGCGCGATGTTCTCACCCTTTTTCTGGGCTTCGCCAACGCGCTGATTGAAGCCGTCGATATTGCGCACACCAACCTTGGACATTTTGCGATAGCGGTCTTCCATCTCCCGCACAGTCCATTTGAGCGCAACCACCGCCTTCTTCGGATCGGTCACAACGGGCGTCAGAAGATGCGGAATACCGTCATAAATCGAAAGCTCCAGCATCTTCGGATCAATCATGATCAGGCGGCATTCTTTTGGTGTCA
This genomic stretch from Brucella pseudogrignonensis harbors:
- a CDS encoding cyclic nucleotide-binding domain-containing protein, with product MALDDDIRILSLVSLFESFSPEQLRLLAFGAERLVLRAGRELFREGQSADCGYIVVSGNISLFHDTDEGRVTIRPVGPGAMLGEMALIAQTSRMTGALAEEETEVIRISRSVFRRILEEYPEAAASLHAHISRNLLQLIADIEKVAPQFDGND
- a CDS encoding ABC-F family ATP-binding cassette domain-containing protein; this translates as MSSLLTLQGISALTADGRTLFSGINFSVTEGRIGLVGRNGIGKSTLLKIMSGALLPASGNVARTGRIGVLAQNIGSDGQQTVADLFEAGAAFDMLARIEAGAGTDADFEQADWLLPQRFDEALQLFGLSLAPQTLLSALSGGQQTRAALAALMFQKPDLILLDEPTNNLDRDGRQAVADMLAKWQGAAVVVSHDRELLRGMNAIAELSQGALTLYGGNWDFYHERKEAEREGAQRDLELAQRDVKQVRLKAQEAAERQAKSDARGKKSRADAGMSKLLLDARADKAQKTGGRGELLPERNAERAQNQLREAQAKVERNKPMRFDIEAALSSSGRVMLEMLNVSGGPVPERPVIRDFSLKIVGPERIVIRGANGAGKTSLLRLITGDLQPVSGEVKRFASIAVFDQQMSLMDRDATLYENFRRLNKGSSDNDAHSALARFSFRGESASRLAGSLSGGELLRAALACVLAGTRRPELLSLDEPTNHLDLDSIQALETALNDYEGGLLLVSHDQAFLDAIGIERVIEL
- a CDS encoding exodeoxyribonuclease III, which gives rise to MTFSVATWNINSVRLRMPLVEQFLSDYQPDVLCLQETKCPDDQFPSKGFRALGYEHIAISGQKGYHGVATISKRPLSDVEKVGFCEMGDCRHLSAVVEAGGKKLRIHNFYVPAGGDEPDPEINPKFAHKLGFLEEMRAIVADRQDGNSSILVGDLNIAPLENDVWSHKQLLKIVSHTPIETTTLEDLRVKGGWSDLMRQVVPADQKIYTWWSYRAKDWDAADRGRRLDHVWGSADLEAHMQGLQILREARGWDRPSDHVPVIATFNLD
- a CDS encoding outer membrane lipoprotein carrier protein LolA; protein product: MMISRISSFMKASRLVAVLGLGALSLGVVAPALVPVAAHAQGASGAAAAQQIADHFSSLRTLTGEFVQFGPKGEQTGGTFYLERPGKIRFNYDKSPIRVISDGNQVVINNRKLDTWDMYALNTTPLRMLLADRIDLGGGRLQSVKQDPDMTTLVVGDKSAFGNSKITMMFEPKTMDLKQWTITDAQGLDTTIMVFNVRSGVRFTDDMFKIDYQRIAMKRKGQ